The DNA sequence CGCGGGCGAGGGCCTCGGCCGCCTCCAGGCTCCGGTGTACCATCTGACCGTACGTCACCACAGTCAGGTCGCTTCCCTCTCGCACGACGCGTGCCTTGCCCAGTTCCACGATGAAGTCCTCGTCCGGCAGCACTTCGCGGAGGGCTGGCGCCCGGTAGAGCCCCTTGTGCTCCTCGAAGATGACCGGATCGGGATCCCGGATCGCCGCTTTGAGAAGCCCTTTGGCGTCGTACGGTGTCGAGGGGTAGACGATCTTCAGCCCCGGCGTGTGGAAGAAGGCCATCTCCACGTTCTGGGAGTGGAACGGCCCGCCGCGGTTGCCGCCGCCCACGGGTCCGCGGATGACCAGCGGCATCGCCCCACTGCCGCGATACAGCGACGTGGCGATGTAGTTGGTGATGACATCGTAGGCCGGCGAGATGAAGTCCATGAACTGCATCTCCACCACGGGTCTGAGACCCATGTGGGCGGCTCCCGCGGCTGCGCCGGTGAAGCCCGCCTCCGAGATCGGCGTGTCGATCACCCGGTGGGTCCCGAAACGATCGAGGAAGCCCTTCGTGACCTTGAAGGCTCCCCCGTACACGCCGATGTCCTCTCCCATGAGGAAGACGCGATCGTCCGCCTCCATCTCTTCCCAGAGTGCCTCGGCGATCGCCTCGAGCAACGTCACGGGCTCTCGACGGGCGGTGCGCGACACATGCTCGGGTCGGTCCATCGTGGTTCCCTCGCCCCTGCGGGTACCTTCTGCGGTCAACGCCATCGCGTTCCTCACCGTGCCGCCGCCACTGGCGTTCGCGTCCAGGGCAGCAGCGCGTCCATCCCGGAGTAGACGTCCTGCAACGCGTCGTTCGGCGTGGGGGAAGGCTCGGCCACCGCCTGCTCGGCGGCATCCTGCACCTCGCTCTCCACGGCGCCCACGATGGCATCGAGTTCGGTGGCAGCTACGCCGGCATGCTCTTCGAGGCGACGCCGAAACCGGTCGATGGGATCGCGGGCCGCCCACGATGCCAGCTCCTCGGCCGCGACATACTCCTGCGCATCGTGTTGGGCATGCCCGAGGCGTCGGTACGTGCGCATCTCCAGCAGCGCAGGCCCCGCTCCGCTGCGCGCATGCGCGATCGCGCGCCGCGCCGCGCTGAACACTGCGAGCACGTCGTTCCCATCCACCGACTCTGCCCACAAACCATACCCGGGCGCCTTCTCGGTGAAGCTCGCCAAACGCGTCTGCTTCGTCGTTGGCGTGGAGAACGCCCATTGGTTGTGTTCCACGGCGATCACCAACGGACAGCGGAGTGCGGCTGCCAGGTTCACGCCCTCGTGCCAGGCACCTGTCGAAGTCTGGCCGTCGCCACCGAACACGAGTCCGACACGGTCTTCGCCGCGGAGCTTGAACGCGAGCGCGACTCCAGCCATGACCTCCGCCATCACCCCCAGCGGGGAGACCGGGCCCACCAGCCCCCGCTCGAAGTCGCTCCAATGCACATTGGCTTCCCGGCCCCGGGTGGGTCCGGTGGCGCGCGAGAGATACTGCCGGAAGAGATCGAGCGGCGTCCCTCCCATCAGGAAGACAGCACCGGTGGCTCGCACGGTCTGCCCCACGACGTCGCCGGTTCCATCGTCGCGTCGGCGCAACGCATAAGCGGCACCCACGGCGCACGCCTCCTGCCCCAACGATCGATAGACGCCGCCTTTGATGTGCCCCTGCTTGAACAGGAGATCGAGGCGCTCTTCGGCGGCCCGATTCAGGACCAGCGCGCGAAAGACCTCCAGCAGCTCGGACCGGTCGAGACCGGCCCAGTCCGGTTCGTCCGTCTCCAATGCCGTCACAGGTGTGTGGCTAGAGTCCGGGGTTGCCCGGTTCCGTCGCGGGGGCCGTTTCACCGGCGGGCGGCTCGCTACCGGTGTCGGGCGTGTCGGTCAAACCCGGAAGCACCGGTGTGGGGGCGGTGTTCGTGGGCGCGGCCGGCTCCAGGATCGAGCGCGGCGTCTGCGCGCGCGAGGACATGATCGAGAGGATCAAGGACAGCGCCATGAAGATGGCGCCGGCCGTCCAGGTGGCGCGCGTCAGCACAGTCGTGGCTTGCCGCCCGCCGAGGACGTCTGACGCGGCCGCACCACCCCCCATGGCCGCCAGGCCACCACCCTTCCCGGATTGCAGGAGGATCACGACGCCGAGAAAGATGCCGACGAGAACGAGCAGGACCAGCAGAAGTGCGTACATGTGCCTGGGTGCCCCGGACTGCGGGCGTGGTTCGAGTGGACGGCCGGACAGTCGAAAAAGCTCTCAACCCCTCCGTAGCCCGTCAACCCGTTGGCAGGAGCAGCCCCTCAGCCGCCAGCGGCCACGATCTGAGCAAAGCTCTGGGGTTCCAGGCTGGCTCCCCCGACCAGCAGCCCGTCGACGTCGGCCTGGGCCAGGAGCTCGCCGGCGTTCCCCGGCTTGACACTGCCGCCGTAGAGAATGGGGATGGTGACGGATCGGGCCGAACCCAGGCGCGCCGCCAGTCGTTCCCGCAGGAAGCGCTGGGCCTCCTGCGCGTCGGCGGGCGTCGCCGTTTCGCCGGTTCCGATCGCCCAAACCGGCTCATAGGCCACCATCACCTCGGCCGCAGACGCATCCGCGAACGCTCCCAGGACGGCGTCCAACTGGGTGCCGATGACCTGCTCGAGCCGGCCCGAGCGGCGTTCCTGCAGCGTTTCGCCCACGCAAACGACCGGGGTCAGCCCGACGGCCAGGACGCTGGCGGTCTTCAGGGCTACCTGCTCGTCGGTCTCGCCGAACACGTGCCGGCGCTCCGAGTGGCCGATCAGGACGTGGCGCGCTCCGGCCTCGGCGGCCATGCCCGCCGAGACCTCCCCGGTGAAGGCCCCCTGGGCCTCCCAGTACACGTTCTGGACGCCCAGCTCCACCCCGGCTGGAGCACTCTCGCGGGCCGCCGCGAAGCTCAGCGCCGGCGGGAACACCAGCACCCGGGCCTGGGCCCTCGACAGGTCGGGCAACTGCCGGAAGAACGAGGCGGTCGCGTCCGGGCCGTGGTGCATCTTCCAGTTGCCAGCCACCACCGGGCGAGCGCTCATGTTCCCTCCACCATCGTGAGTACGTCGACGCCCGGCAGGGTCTCCCCGGCCAGGAGCTCCAGGGAGGCTCCGCCCCCGGTGGAGACGTGGGTCATCCGCTCCGACACGCCGGCCACCTCGGCGGCCAACGCCGAATCGCCACCCCCGACCACGGCGAGCGCGCCCCGATCCGCGGCTTCGGCGATCGACTCGGCGACCGACAGGGTCCCTTGAGCGAAGGGGGCCATCTCGAACACACCCATGGGACCATTCCACACGATCGTGCGGGCGCGAGCCAACTCGGTGCCGTAGAGCGTCTCGGTGGCCGGCCCGATGTCGCCGATCCGGTCGCCCGGCTCGACCTGCGTGCGCTCTACGATGCGCGTGGCGGCCTCGGGAGAGATCACATCGGAGACGCGGCAGTCGACAGGGAGCAGAAGCCGCTCACCCGCCCGCGCCAGCAGGTCAGCCGCCATCGGAACACGGTCCTGCTCCACGAGCGAGTCACCGGTCTCGAGCCCCAGCGCCAGGAAGAAGGTGTTGGCCATCGCCCCGCCGATGATGAGGCGGTCGACGCGATCGAGCAGGGCCTGCACGACGTCGATCTTCCCCGAGATCTTGGCGCCGCCCAACACCGCCACGAAGGGGCGCTCAGGGTCCGACAGAGCGCTTCCCAGGAACCGCAGTTCGCGCTCCATCAGCAAGCCTGCCAGGGCCTCTCCGCCCTTCGCCCGCACCGCCCGCGGGAGCGCCTCCGTGGAGGCATGGGCACGATGCGCGGTGCCGAAGGCATCGTTCACGTAGACGTCCGCCCAGCGCGCCCACTCCGCACCCAGCTCCGCGTCGTTGGCGGTCTCTCCCGGGTCGAAGCGCGTGTTCTCCAAGAGGAGCAACCCACCGTCGGCGACCTCGGCGACCGCGGCATCCACGGCCGGCCCGCGCCACTGATCCAGGAAGTGCACGGGGACCTCCAGGCGCTCCGCCAGGCGGGTGGCCACCGGTGCCAGGGAGTACCGCGGGTCCGGTCCGTCCTTGGGACGTCCGAAGTGCGAGAGCATCACGATCCGTGCTCCCGCCTCACGAAGCCTGCGCAACGTGGGGAGCACGGCGTCGATACGGGTGTCGTCCTGGACGACGCCGTCGGCGACGGGGACGTTCAGATCCAGGCGTAGCGCGACGACTCGTCCGCGCAGCGCGCCCTGGGGTAGGTCTTCAATGGTTTTGCGTCGCATGGGATCGGAGGGCGTGCGAGCACCCCGGGGCGCATCCCCGGGCAGAACTCGAAGCTGGCAGCGCACGCCCTCGAAGGGAAGCGTGCCGCCGCCCTAGCTCCCGCGACGTGCCACCGACTGGACGTTCACGTCGAACTCCACCCAGGTGCCCACGGGCTGTCCTCGACGACGCGCCGGCGTGAAGCGGAAGTGCTCGGCTGCCTTGAGGGCGGCCGTATCGAGCTCCGCAATCCCTGAGCTGCTCGAGATCTGGCGATCATCGACGCTCCCGTCGGCCTCGACCCACAGGATGAGCCGTACCACACCCACGACACCCTGGTCTTCCAGTCGATCGGGATAGAACCACCGCACCAGCTCGTCCACGCCCTCCCGATCCAACAGGACCGGGTAGGCGTCGAAAGGAGCCACGTCGGAGAGGTCTCCGTCCCAAAGGGAGGGGGCCGGCGCCTCGGGAGCCTGCTCTTCCCTGCTGACCGACGCCAGCGGGATGAAGACCGGATCCCGCTCGAGGTCGCTGCTCCCCGGGGGGTCCAAGGCGACCGGAACCGGTGCCGGAGTGGGGGGCTCGGCGCGGAAGCGGGTCTGGACCGAGCCGATCAACTCCACGATGGATGCCCGTGCCGAAGGAACGGCAAACAGACCCGTGAGCAGCACCGCAGAGGCGGCCAGCAACGCCGGCCGCACGAAGGGGGCCCGACGGCGGCCGTACACCCCTTCCGCCCGGGCCACCGCTTCCAGCTCGGCGCGCAGCTCAGGCCCGAAGGACGGTCGTTCCTGGAACTCGATCGATTCCAACTCCCCACGGAGCGTACGAAGCTCCTCGGAGAGTCCTTCTCTATCTCTAGAGGCGAGCATGTCGTCCTCGTTCTCCATCAATTGTGCCCGACGCCTTCCCGGTCGAGCGCATCACGCAGCCGGCGCAGCGCACGGTGGATCCGCACCGCGACCGCGTTCTGGCTGACATCCATGGCTTCGGCGATCTCCTGATTGGAGAGGCCAGAACCGTACCGCAACGAGAGGATCTCCTGATCGGCGCGGCGCAGGCGCCCGCTGGCGTTCAGGATGCGCTGCACGCGCTCCTCGCGGACCAGGCGGAGCTCGGGTGAGTCCTCACCCGAGACCAGGTCCGGAACCTTGTCGAGAGAGACATGCAACGCGCCACGGCGGCGCAGCGCCCTGAGGTGGTCCGTCACCGCGTTGCGTGCGATGCGGAGGAGCCAGGTGCGCGGCGAGGCCTTGGAGGGGTCGTAGCGCGCGAAGGAGCGCAGCGCCTTGACGAACACCTCCGACGTGACGTCCTCGGCAGCCTCGCGGGTCGCCAGCCGGAAACGGACGTACCGGAATACCGTCGACCGGTGGTCGTCGTACCAGGCGGCAAAATCAGCCGGCAGGGCACTGTCCCGGGCCGGCGACGCGGCCCCCTGGGTGTCTCGAATCTCGAAGTCTCGCATCGGCCGGACCATACGCGACGCCGCGTCCGGCGTTACACCTTTGCGTGGCGGCCGTCGCCGAGACATCGGTGGCTCAGACGCCGACCGGCAGGCGTTCCCCGACGTAGGCCGTCAGGTCCACGACCCGATTCGAGTATCCCCATTCGTTGTCGTACCAGGACATGACCTTCACCAGCGTGCCCCCGGCGACGTTGGTGGAGAGGCCGTCCACGATGGAGCTGGCCGGGTGTCCCGTGTAGTCCACGGAAACGAGGGGCTCGTCGGAGTAGGCCAGGATTCCCTGGAGCGGCCCTTCCGCTGCAGCGGCCAGCGCCTGGTTGACCTCTTCCGTGGTGGTGGAACGTCCCACGTTCGCCACGAGATCCACCACCGACACGTCCGGCGTGGGCACCCGCATCGCGATTCCGTCGATGCGGCCCTTCACCGCCGGAAGGACCAGGCCCGTGGCCTTGGCCGCACCGGTGGTGGTGGGGATGATGG is a window from the Gemmatimonadota bacterium genome containing:
- a CDS encoding alpha-ketoacid dehydrogenase subunit beta; translated protein: MDRPEHVSRTARREPVTLLEAIAEALWEEMEADDRVFLMGEDIGVYGGAFKVTKGFLDRFGTHRVIDTPISEAGFTGAAAGAAHMGLRPVVEMQFMDFISPAYDVITNYIATSLYRGSGAMPLVIRGPVGGGNRGGPFHSQNVEMAFFHTPGLKIVYPSTPYDAKGLLKAAIRDPDPVIFEEHKGLYRAPALREVLPDEDFIVELGKARVVREGSDLTVVTYGQMVHRSLEAAEALAREDGISLEILDLRTLLPLDDEAIAASVRKTGRLLIVHEDTRTGGIAGEIAMRVNEQAFEWLDAPILRVTAIDAPVPYAGTLEDFFLPQSGDIVSASRYLARY
- a CDS encoding thiamine pyrophosphate-dependent dehydrogenase E1 component subunit alpha; this encodes MTALETDEPDWAGLDRSELLEVFRALVLNRAAEERLDLLFKQGHIKGGVYRSLGQEACAVGAAYALRRRDDGTGDVVGQTVRATGAVFLMGGTPLDLFRQYLSRATGPTRGREANVHWSDFERGLVGPVSPLGVMAEVMAGVALAFKLRGEDRVGLVFGGDGQTSTGAWHEGVNLAAALRCPLVIAVEHNQWAFSTPTTKQTRLASFTEKAPGYGLWAESVDGNDVLAVFSAARRAIAHARSGAGPALLEMRTYRRLGHAQHDAQEYVAAEELASWAARDPIDRFRRRLEEHAGVAATELDAIVGAVESEVQDAAEQAVAEPSPTPNDALQDVYSGMDALLPWTRTPVAAAR
- the secG gene encoding preprotein translocase subunit SecG, translated to MYALLLVLLVLVGIFLGVVILLQSGKGGGLAAMGGGAAASDVLGGRQATTVLTRATWTAGAIFMALSLILSIMSSRAQTPRSILEPAAPTNTAPTPVLPGLTDTPDTGSEPPAGETAPATEPGNPGL
- the tpiA gene encoding triose-phosphate isomerase codes for the protein MSARPVVAGNWKMHHGPDATASFFRQLPDLSRAQARVLVFPPALSFAAARESAPAGVELGVQNVYWEAQGAFTGEVSAGMAAEAGARHVLIGHSERRHVFGETDEQVALKTASVLAVGLTPVVCVGETLQERRSGRLEQVIGTQLDAVLGAFADASAAEVMVAYEPVWAIGTGETATPADAQEAQRFLRERLAARLGSARSVTIPILYGGSVKPGNAGELLAQADVDGLLVGGASLEPQSFAQIVAAGG
- a CDS encoding phosphoglycerate kinase, producing MRRKTIEDLPQGALRGRVVALRLDLNVPVADGVVQDDTRIDAVLPTLRRLREAGARIVMLSHFGRPKDGPDPRYSLAPVATRLAERLEVPVHFLDQWRGPAVDAAVAEVADGGLLLLENTRFDPGETANDAELGAEWARWADVYVNDAFGTAHRAHASTEALPRAVRAKGGEALAGLLMERELRFLGSALSDPERPFVAVLGGAKISGKIDVVQALLDRVDRLIIGGAMANTFFLALGLETGDSLVEQDRVPMAADLLARAGERLLLPVDCRVSDVISPEAATRIVERTQVEPGDRIGDIGPATETLYGTELARARTIVWNGPMGVFEMAPFAQGTLSVAESIAEAADRGALAVVGGGDSALAAEVAGVSERMTHVSTGGGASLELLAGETLPGVDVLTMVEGT
- a CDS encoding energy transducer TonB; its protein translation is MLASRDREGLSEELRTLRGELESIEFQERPSFGPELRAELEAVARAEGVYGRRRAPFVRPALLAASAVLLTGLFAVPSARASIVELIGSVQTRFRAEPPTPAPVPVALDPPGSSDLERDPVFIPLASVSREEQAPEAPAPSLWDGDLSDVAPFDAYPVLLDREGVDELVRWFYPDRLEDQGVVGVVRLILWVEADGSVDDRQISSSSGIAELDTAALKAAEHFRFTPARRRGQPVGTWVEFDVNVQSVARRGS
- a CDS encoding sigma-70 family RNA polymerase sigma factor — encoded protein: MRDFEIRDTQGAASPARDSALPADFAAWYDDHRSTVFRYVRFRLATREAAEDVTSEVFVKALRSFARYDPSKASPRTWLLRIARNAVTDHLRALRRRGALHVSLDKVPDLVSGEDSPELRLVREERVQRILNASGRLRRADQEILSLRYGSGLSNQEIAEAMDVSQNAVAVRIHRALRRLRDALDREGVGHN